The Vicia villosa cultivar HV-30 ecotype Madison, WI linkage group LG1, Vvil1.0, whole genome shotgun sequence genome includes a region encoding these proteins:
- the LOC131605953 gene encoding non-specific lipid transfer protein GPI-anchored 7-like translates to MSDQRSIACSASLMVAMVLIMMINTTEAQDNTSCASNLVPCADYLNSTKPPSSCCDPLKKTVETQLTCLCNLFYSPGLLQTLNVNKTQALELAGKCGISGGLSSCKQASGSAPAPTSGGSPPAKSGGESGDKGGAGRVSFTGFSFVLLLASMMFN, encoded by the exons ATGAGTGATCAAAGAAGCATCGCATGTTCGGCATCATTGATGGTAGCCATGGTGTTGATAATGATGATCAACACTACAGAGGCGCAAGACAACACTTCTTGCGCTAGTAATTTAGTTCCGTGCGCTGATTACTTGAATTCTACCAAACCACCGAGCTCTTGCTGTGATCCACTCAAGAAAACCGTTGAAACTCAACTCACTTGTCTCTGTAATCTCTTCTATTCTCCTGGTTTGCTTCAAACCCTTAACGTCAATAAAACTCAGGCTCTTGAACTCGCCGGTAAGTGCGGTATTTCCGGCGGTCTCTCCAGCTGCAAACAAG CTTCTGGGTCAGCTCCAGCTCCGACTTCCGGCGGGTCCCCACCGG CTAAAAGTGGTGGTGAATCTGGTGATAAAGGAGGTGCAGGCAGAGTCTCATTCACTGGGTTTTCTTTTGTACTCTTATTAGCATCCATGATGTTCAATTAG